In a genomic window of Vigna angularis cultivar LongXiaoDou No.4 chromosome 6, ASM1680809v1, whole genome shotgun sequence:
- the LOC108341725 gene encoding WAT1-related protein At1g68170, whose product MKNVCNVVQAMKPTLLMLVVQVAFAGVNIFYKLAVNDGMNLKVIVAYRFLFATAFIAPLALILERKKRTKMNWTILFQSFLCGLFGGSLAQNFYLRALSLTSATFASAMANLVPGITFIMAVCFGLERLNLRTTFGKAKIMGTLIGIGGAMVLTFVKGKDIEIGTFHFNLLPENGAHPQVQATGGGAKTVMGALCALASGVSYAFWLIIQAKMSERYPHPYSSTALMSLWGALVSIMFALFVERDWNQWRLGWNIRLWTAAYAGIVVSGIMVVVISWCIRMRGPLFASVFNPLMLVIVALAGSTMLKEKLHLGCIIGAVLIVCGLYMVLWGKSKEMKKNNQLVPAADNSHEDESDRVEVVVRDEVEDKSNQKKRHKNDEKVIGDYREDRKLEQNLDVPSQSNQGRDEENSNTVFCT is encoded by the exons ATGAAGAATGTGTGTAATGTGGTGCAGGCCATGAAACCCACCCTGCTAATGCTGGTTGTGCAAGTAGCATTTGCCGGAGTTAATATCTTCTACAAGCTTGCCGTCAACGATGGCATGAACTTGAAAGTCATTGTTGCCTACCGTTTTCTGTTTGCCACCGCTTTCATTGCTCCACTTGCTCTCATTCTTGAAAG GAAGAAGAGAACAAAGATGAATTGGACCATACTGTTTCAGTCATTTCTTTGCGGCTTATTTGG GGGATCTTTAGCTCAGAATTTCTACTTGCGAGCTCTGTCCTTAACATCTGCAACATTTGCATCTGCAATGGCTAATCTTGTACCAGGCATAACCTTTATCATGGCCGTTTGCTTTGG tttGGAAAGATTGAATTTGAGAACAACATTCGGAAAGGCCAAAATAATGGGTACATTAATTGGAATTGGTGGAGCAATGGTTCTTACATTCGTTAAAGGTAAAGATATTGAGATAGGGACGTTTCACTTTAACCTTTTGCCTGAGAATGGCGCACACCCACAGGTGCAGGCTACCGGCGGCGGTGCCAAGACCGTCATGGGTGCTTTGTGCGCTCTGGCTAGTGGAGTCAGTTATGCGTTCTGGCTCATCATTCAg GCGAAAATGAGTGAAAGATATCCTCATCCCTACTCTAGCACAGCGTTGATGTCACTGTGGGGAGCATTAGTGTCCATTATGTTTGCACTTTTCGTTGAGAGGGACTGGAATCAGTGGAGGTTGGGTTGGAATATTAGGCTTTGGACTGCAGCATATGCG GGTATTGTGGTTTCTGGGATTATGGTGGTTGTGATTTCATGGTGCATCCGCATGAGAGGCCCATTATTTGCCTCTGTTTTTAACCCTCTGATGCTTGTAATAGTCGCCTTGGCTGGTTCTACCATGTTGAAGGAGAAGCTACACCTTGGATG CATTATTGGAGCTGTGCTGATTGTGTGTGGCTTATACATGGTTTTATGGGGTAAAAGTaaagagatgaagaaaaataatcaattggTGCCAGCAGCAGATAACAGCCATGAGGATGAGTCTGATAGGGTGGAAGTAGTAGTTAGGGATGAAGTAGAAGATAAAAGCAACCAaaagaaaagacataaaaatgatgaaaaagtaATTGGGGATTACCGCGAAGATCGAAAGCTAGAGCAGAATTTAGATGTACCAAGTCAGAGTAACCAGGGAAGAGATGAGGAAAATTCTAATACTGTTTTCTGTACTTAA